Genomic DNA from Thiosocius teredinicola:
GCTTACCGGAACCGGTGAGTTCGTCGTGCTGAACAATGGCATCGAGTTCGCCACCACCTACTTCATCATGCTGCTGGTGCTGTTCTTCATCGGCGCCGGCAAATACGTCAGCGTCGACTACTGGATCGCACAGCGTTTTCGTGACTGACTGCGGTCCAGACTGATTACGCTTCAGGTCGCGCCCGCAAGGGCGCGACGCATGTTTGCTATCAGCGCTGCGTCAGTCCCAGGCACAACGGATCGTTCGGATCGACACCGTCCATGAAGGGTTTGGTGCGATCGCTATGCGTGAGCTGATACACCAGGCCCATCCAGTTGCCGATCACGGCATGCGCGGTATCGCGCCAGGTATTGTCGAGATCGGCCATGACCAATTCGTCCGGAAACGCCGGCGCGGCCTCCCCGGTCTTCTTGGCCGACTGCAGGCGCCAGCGGTATTCATTGAGAACCGCCTTGTTGCGCTCCGAAAAGTAATTGTCGACGAACGGTGGATACACCCGGGTCTCGCCGGTCGCATATCGTATGACCTCGCGCTTGTATTCCTTCAGCAGCGAGATCGTGTCGTACTCGGGATGCCCCTGGAAGAATATGAAGCGGAAGCCATCGGGGCTGGTTGCCAGGTGAACGCCAACGTCGCTCTGCGCCAACACATGCAGACCTGCGGCATCGAACTGGGCACGTGAGACATCGTTCCAACGCGAATGCGGCACATCGAAACGGGTGTTCACGTCATACACCAGCGGGTGTGTGCGTTCGACAACCTGGTGCGCGAACACGCCCCATGTCTTGTGGGGCCGCGGCACGCGCTTCTGCTTGTAGCGAAACTCGAGTACCGCATGCGTGGCAAGGCAACTGCAGAGCGTCGAGGTCACGTTGTCGTAGGCCCAATCGATAACGTCGATCAACGGCTTCCAGAACGCCTGTTCGGCCAGGCTCGGGCCGATAACGTTGGCGCCGGTGATGATCAATGCATCCAGTCCCTGTTCACGCACCTGATCGAAGGTGTCGTAGTAGAGATCGATATGGGCACGCGCCTCGGGCCCGCGGTCGAGTTCCGGCAAAGTGAACGGATGCACATAGAACTGCGCAATCGGATTACTGTCGCCCACCAGGCGGAAGAACTGGCGCTCCGTCGCGGCCAACGCCTTGTCGGGCATCATGTTCAACAAACCGATATGCAGCTCGCGGATATCCTGGTGCAGCGCCCGATCGGGCGGCAGCACGTTCAGCCCTTCCTGGCGCAGGCGCTCGAAAGTCGGCAGTTTGTTGTGGGCGACAATAGGCATGGGTTTAGGTCGTTCTGGCGATAGCCGTTTCCAATAGGTTCAGAAAATCGTTTTCATCGCGCACTTGTGCGATCTCGCGCGACGTTACCGTGTAGCCGAGCTTGGCGATCTCTTCATAGCGCGGCACCCGCGAGTGGAACAGGCGCGGAAACACCCAGCGGGTGAATGCGTCCGGATCCATTTCCGCCGCATACTGCAGGCCGTTCTCTTCAAGATACACCGCCAGATGCTCGCGCAGGAACTCCGGTCTGTAATAAAGCGGTTTCGGATCACTCTGCGCGCGCGTGATCAGTTTCTGCTCTTCTTCCTGGTCCGTTACCTG
This window encodes:
- the metA gene encoding homoserine O-succinyltransferase MetA, with the protein product MPIVAHNKLPTFERLRQEGLNVLPPDRALHQDIRELHIGLLNMMPDKALAATERQFFRLVGDSNPIAQFYVHPFTLPELDRGPEARAHIDLYYDTFDQVREQGLDALIITGANVIGPSLAEQAFWKPLIDVIDWAYDNVTSTLCSCLATHAVLEFRYKQKRVPRPHKTWGVFAHQVVERTHPLVYDVNTRFDVPHSRWNDVSRAQFDAAGLHVLAQSDVGVHLATSPDGFRFIFFQGHPEYDTISLLKEYKREVIRYATGETRVYPPFVDNYFSERNKAVLNEYRWRLQSAKKTGEAAPAFPDELVMADLDNTWRDTAHAVIGNWMGLVYQLTHSDRTKPFMDGVDPNDPLCLGLTQR